One Thermofilum sp. genomic window carries:
- a CDS encoding AbrB/MazE/SpoVT family DNA-binding domain-containing protein translates to MVRLRLKVGPKGQVVIPKLLREKYRIRENDYVLVELREDELAIRRAESLEDVLRWLRGRERPGREARLGDLAEVDLEAEFA, encoded by the coding sequence GTGGTTAGACTGAGGTTGAAGGTGGGGCCTAAGGGGCAGGTAGTGATCCCGAAGCTGCTGAGGGAGAAGTACAGGATAAGGGAGAACGACTACGTTCTCGTGGAGCTCCGGGAGGATGAGCTCGCCATAAGGAGGGCGGAGAGCCTGGAGGACGTGCTGAGGTGGCTGAGGGGGAGGGAGAGGCCCGGGAGGGAGGCTAGGCTCGGGGACTTGGCGGAGGTGGACCTGGAGGCGGAGTTCGCGTGA
- a CDS encoding type II toxin-antitoxin system VapC family toxin, which yields MKVLVDASLIIYLNVRLPPREAELVEAFWSKLVQEHDLYTNVLALDEALYVSSRKYDVPYAATLELIERVVLPFVEVLPLGLEEYLASRKYIAKYGLKPSDALHAATVEVHNLHAVASEDADFDRAGIARLWVASTGASRA from the coding sequence GTGAAGGTCCTGGTGGATGCGAGCCTCATCATCTACCTCAACGTGAGGCTGCCTCCGAGGGAGGCTGAGCTGGTCGAAGCGTTCTGGTCGAAGCTCGTCCAGGAGCACGACCTGTACACGAACGTGCTCGCGCTCGACGAAGCCCTTTACGTTTCGAGCAGGAAGTACGACGTGCCGTACGCGGCGACGCTGGAGCTTATCGAGAGGGTAGTGCTCCCCTTCGTCGAGGTGCTGCCTCTCGGGCTCGAGGAGTACCTCGCCTCCAGGAAGTACATCGCGAAGTACGGGCTCAAGCCGTCTGACGCTCTTCACGCTGCGACAGTGGAGGTGCACAACCTTCACGCGGTAGCGAGCGAAGACGCTGACTTCGATAGAGCCGGCATAGCTAGGCTCTGGGTAGCCAGCACGGGAGCATCCCGCGCGTAG